Part of the Oscillibacter hominis genome is shown below.
GGCGGCCACCTCGTACTCGGTCTTGCCGGGCTTGCAGAACTCCAGTGCGGCGTTGCAGCCCACCACAGCGATCTCAACGGCGCGGCGCAGGTGCTTGATCTCCTCGGGGTGCTTGACCACCGTCAGATCCACCCACATCTTGCTGATGTCCACAAACTCCATGGCGGGGAACTCCGCCTTCAGCTGCAGGTACATCTCAAAGGGCAGCAGCTCCACGCCCACGCGGCCGGAGGTAATGCCGTAGTCCCGGAAGATCTTGATGACCTCTTCGCCCCACTTGGAGAAGCCGGGCAGCTTGCGGTGGTCCTTGATGTCGGAGCGGATCTGAATGCGGTAGTTGTCGCTGCCGGAGGTGTGGCCCACCACGGTGTCCCGGCCCTTGGGGATCACGGCCAGGTACTCCGGCTCATAGAAGGGGCGGTACCCCTTGACATAGAAGTCCGTGGCATAGCGGACGGTCTCCGCCTTCAGCAGCAAGATGGCGTCCAGCCCGTTCTCCTCCATGGCCTTCTGGATTTTCTCCTTCTTGGCCTGATGCAGTACGTCCCCGCCGTAGTAGGAAGGGTCTTCTTTCCACAGTTCCATTTTGTTTCTCCTTTATATCAATTTAAACATTCTTTTTCTTCTTCAGCAGCGGCTGTACATAAGGCCACACCAC
Proteins encoded:
- a CDS encoding M24 family metallopeptidase, translating into MELWKEDPSYYGGDVLHQAKKEKIQKAMEENGLDAILLLKAETVRYATDFYVKGYRPFYEPEYLAVIPKGRDTVVGHTSGSDNYRIQIRSDIKDHRKLPGFSKWGEEVIKIFRDYGITSGRVGVELLPFEMYLQLKAEFPAMEFVDISKMWVDLTVVKHPEEIKHLRRAVEIAVVGCNAALEFCKPGKTEYEVAAYAEYKMRELGSEMTPFVTNIASGVNSAIFERISTERVIQENEMVIIDLGSVYRGYTGDVGRSMCTGKPTDLQKQMYKVNYLALQEALNTVKPGNTCGDVDAAARRVIREMGFEKYEHKFATGHQLGYGLHGSPSINKGVDYVLRPGMVMAVEPRVTMFDRPEVGGTHMEQNILVTEDGYELLSKDLPFDADLMAD